In Argiope bruennichi chromosome 4, qqArgBrue1.1, whole genome shotgun sequence, a single window of DNA contains:
- the LOC129967066 gene encoding uncharacterized protein LOC129967066 isoform X4: MGKFQINKKLLPVKAHFFICNGALAGVIAFLSVYAQQLGITADAIGIIFAAMSSLTVVSRPLLGGLADHFGKLKLVLVCLVLMNISADLGINFIPEATSTITNNSLICYQNNSYILQFDVDSCRRNTSLCNNLCVSKCYRCDSNNSTCDDTAFSETLIDEHLWDAEYSNGISDCIDQIKECYNTTIGRCEELKDSNEGGKTPENPLLQLCAISILAFVMYICMGSLASLSDAACFNALGEKTEMYGKQRLWGTIGWGAFALLAGYLNQLVTGSSSKYNYSAGFYMSVGLFVIDLLVIPKLQLADARTSKNIFRDVSSLIIKPRIILFMCLAFFTGLYRGIASYYIFLYLRDLHASQFVLGCASAVLCFLGELPFFFLSGWIILKIGHMNTFIVSFAAYGVRFFSYSYIVNPWWCLLIEALQGPCHGSLYAAMAAYAKIIAPEGTEATIQGLASGVYEGLGVAAGCLLGGYGFRILGGRETFFWVGVMAFVLAFINCVLNGAEMLLRRTASEQNLLRKEVINTQK, translated from the exons ATggggaaatttcaaataaacaagaaattacTTCCAGTTAAGGCCCATTTCTTTATATGCAATGGTG CTTTGGCAGGAGTGATTGCTTTCCTGTCAGTGTATGCCCAGCAATTAGGAATCACAGCAGATGCCATAGGAATAATCTTCGCTGCCATGTCCTCTCTGACCGTCGTCTCCAGGCCACTGCTTGGCGGTCTGGCAGACCACTTCGGAAAACTGAAACTGGTGCTTGTGTGTCTCGTCCTCATGAATATCTCTGCAGACTTAGGAATAAATTTCATTCCAGAAGCAACTTCAACAATCACAAATAATTCTTTGATTTGCTATCAAAATAATTCCTACATTCTTCAATTTGATGTAGATAGTTGTAGAAGAAATACATCCCTTTGTAATAATCTCTGTGTCTCGAAATGCTATCGCTGTGATTCTAATAATTCAACTTGCGATGATACCGCATTCTCAGAAACTCTAATAGATGAGCATTTATGGGATGCAGAATATTCCAATGGTATATCTGACTGCATTGATCAAATAAAAGAGTGTTATAATACTACGATAGGTAGGTGCGAAGAATTGAAAGATTCAAATGAAGGTGGAAAGACACCTGAGAATCCTCTTCTGCAGCTGTGTGCTATTAGTATTTTGGCATTTGTTATGTATATCTGCATGGGATCCCTTGCGTCCCTCTCGGATGCTGCTTGCTTTAATGCTcttggggaaaaaactgaaatgTATGGCAAGCAGCGATTATGGGGAACGATCGGTTGGGGCGCCTTTGCTTTGTTAGCTGGATACTTAAATCAACTAGTGACTGGTTCATCAAGTAAATATAACTATTCAGCTGGTTTTTATATGTCAGTTGGTCTTTTTGTAATAGATTTGCTTGTGATACCTAAGCTGCAGCTTGCAGATGCcagaacttcaaaaaatatttttagagatgtCAGTAGTCTTATAATTAAACCCAGAATTATACTCTTCATGTGTCTAGCTTTCTTCACAGGACTTTACAGAGGCATCGccagttattatatatttttatacttgagAGATCTCCATGCAAGTCAGTTCGTTTTAGGATGCGCTTCAGCAGTTTTGTGTTTTCTTGGTGAATTACCATTCTTCTTTTTATCTGGAtggatcattttaaaaattggacaCATGAACACTTTCATAGTGTCTTTTGCAGCTTATGGGGTAAGATTCTTCAGTTATTCTTATATAGTAAATCCATGGTGGTGTCTTCTTATTGAAGCTTTGCAAGGGCCTTGCCACGGCAGTTTGTATGCCGCGATGGCAGCTTATGCTAAAATAATCGCGCCTGAAGGAACAGAAGCAACTATACAAGGTTTGGCCAGCGGAGTGTATGAAGGATTAG GTGTTGCAGCCGGATGTCTGCTTGGTGGCTATGGATTCCGGATCTTAGGTGGACGAGAAACCTTCTTTTGGGTTGGAGTGATGGCCTTTGTTCTTGCCTTCATCAACTGTGTCTTGAACGGTGCCGAAATGTTGCTTCGAAGAACGGCAAGCGAACAAAACCTTTTGCGTAAAGAAGTCATAAATACACAGAAATAG
- the LOC129967066 gene encoding uncharacterized protein LOC129967066 isoform X1: MKRLSVCWRLKALENMGKFQINKKLLPVKAHFFICNGALAGVIAFLSVYAQQLGITADAIGIIFAAMSSLTVVSRPLLGGLADHFGKLKLVLVCLVLMNISADLGINFIPEATSTITNNSLICYQNNSYILQFDVDSCRRNTSLCNNLCVSKCYRCDSNNSTCDDTAFSETLIDEHLWDAEYSNGISDCIDQIKECYNTTIGRCEELKDSNEGGKTPENPLLQLCAISILAFVMYICMGSLASLSDAACFNALGEKTEMYGKQRLWGTIGWGAFALLAGYLNQLVTGSSSKYNYSAGFYMSVGLFVIDLLVIPKLQLADARTSKNIFRDVSSLIIKPRIILFMCLAFFTGLYRGIASYYIFLYLRDLHASQFVLGCASAVLCFLGELPFFFLSGWIILKIGHMNTFIVSFAAYGVRFFSYSYIVNPWWCLLIEALQGPCHGSLYAAMAAYAKIIAPEGTEATIQGLASGVYEGLGVAAGCLLGGYGFRILGGRETFFWVGVMAFVLAFINCVLNGAEMLLRRTASEQNLLRKEVINTQK, translated from the exons GCATTAGAAAACATggggaaatttcaaataaacaagaaattacTTCCAGTTAAGGCCCATTTCTTTATATGCAATGGTG CTTTGGCAGGAGTGATTGCTTTCCTGTCAGTGTATGCCCAGCAATTAGGAATCACAGCAGATGCCATAGGAATAATCTTCGCTGCCATGTCCTCTCTGACCGTCGTCTCCAGGCCACTGCTTGGCGGTCTGGCAGACCACTTCGGAAAACTGAAACTGGTGCTTGTGTGTCTCGTCCTCATGAATATCTCTGCAGACTTAGGAATAAATTTCATTCCAGAAGCAACTTCAACAATCACAAATAATTCTTTGATTTGCTATCAAAATAATTCCTACATTCTTCAATTTGATGTAGATAGTTGTAGAAGAAATACATCCCTTTGTAATAATCTCTGTGTCTCGAAATGCTATCGCTGTGATTCTAATAATTCAACTTGCGATGATACCGCATTCTCAGAAACTCTAATAGATGAGCATTTATGGGATGCAGAATATTCCAATGGTATATCTGACTGCATTGATCAAATAAAAGAGTGTTATAATACTACGATAGGTAGGTGCGAAGAATTGAAAGATTCAAATGAAGGTGGAAAGACACCTGAGAATCCTCTTCTGCAGCTGTGTGCTATTAGTATTTTGGCATTTGTTATGTATATCTGCATGGGATCCCTTGCGTCCCTCTCGGATGCTGCTTGCTTTAATGCTcttggggaaaaaactgaaatgTATGGCAAGCAGCGATTATGGGGAACGATCGGTTGGGGCGCCTTTGCTTTGTTAGCTGGATACTTAAATCAACTAGTGACTGGTTCATCAAGTAAATATAACTATTCAGCTGGTTTTTATATGTCAGTTGGTCTTTTTGTAATAGATTTGCTTGTGATACCTAAGCTGCAGCTTGCAGATGCcagaacttcaaaaaatatttttagagatgtCAGTAGTCTTATAATTAAACCCAGAATTATACTCTTCATGTGTCTAGCTTTCTTCACAGGACTTTACAGAGGCATCGccagttattatatatttttatacttgagAGATCTCCATGCAAGTCAGTTCGTTTTAGGATGCGCTTCAGCAGTTTTGTGTTTTCTTGGTGAATTACCATTCTTCTTTTTATCTGGAtggatcattttaaaaattggacaCATGAACACTTTCATAGTGTCTTTTGCAGCTTATGGGGTAAGATTCTTCAGTTATTCTTATATAGTAAATCCATGGTGGTGTCTTCTTATTGAAGCTTTGCAAGGGCCTTGCCACGGCAGTTTGTATGCCGCGATGGCAGCTTATGCTAAAATAATCGCGCCTGAAGGAACAGAAGCAACTATACAAGGTTTGGCCAGCGGAGTGTATGAAGGATTAG GTGTTGCAGCCGGATGTCTGCTTGGTGGCTATGGATTCCGGATCTTAGGTGGACGAGAAACCTTCTTTTGGGTTGGAGTGATGGCCTTTGTTCTTGCCTTCATCAACTGTGTCTTGAACGGTGCCGAAATGTTGCTTCGAAGAACGGCAAGCGAACAAAACCTTTTGCGTAAAGAAGTCATAAATACACAGAAATAG
- the LOC129967066 gene encoding uncharacterized protein LOC129967066 isoform X6: MSSLTVVSRPLLGGLADHFGKLKLVLVCLVLMNISADLGINFIPEATSTITNNSLICYQNNSYILQFDVDSCRRNTSLCNNLCVSKCYRCDSNNSTCDDTAFSETLIDEHLWDAEYSNGISDCIDQIKECYNTTIGRCEELKDSNEGGKTPENPLLQLCAISILAFVMYICMGSLASLSDAACFNALGEKTEMYGKQRLWGTIGWGAFALLAGYLNQLVTGSSSKYNYSAGFYMSVGLFVIDLLVIPKLQLADARTSKNIFRDVSSLIIKPRIILFMCLAFFTGLYRGIASYYIFLYLRDLHASQFVLGCASAVLCFLGELPFFFLSGWIILKIGHMNTFIVSFAAYGVRFFSYSYIVNPWWCLLIEALQGPCHGSLYAAMAAYAKIIAPEGTEATIQGLASGVYEGLGVAAGCLLGGYGFRILGGRETFFWVGVMAFVLAFINCVLNGAEMLLRRTASEQNLLRKEVINTQK; encoded by the exons ATGTCCTCTCTGACCGTCGTCTCCAGGCCACTGCTTGGCGGTCTGGCAGACCACTTCGGAAAACTGAAACTGGTGCTTGTGTGTCTCGTCCTCATGAATATCTCTGCAGACTTAGGAATAAATTTCATTCCAGAAGCAACTTCAACAATCACAAATAATTCTTTGATTTGCTATCAAAATAATTCCTACATTCTTCAATTTGATGTAGATAGTTGTAGAAGAAATACATCCCTTTGTAATAATCTCTGTGTCTCGAAATGCTATCGCTGTGATTCTAATAATTCAACTTGCGATGATACCGCATTCTCAGAAACTCTAATAGATGAGCATTTATGGGATGCAGAATATTCCAATGGTATATCTGACTGCATTGATCAAATAAAAGAGTGTTATAATACTACGATAGGTAGGTGCGAAGAATTGAAAGATTCAAATGAAGGTGGAAAGACACCTGAGAATCCTCTTCTGCAGCTGTGTGCTATTAGTATTTTGGCATTTGTTATGTATATCTGCATGGGATCCCTTGCGTCCCTCTCGGATGCTGCTTGCTTTAATGCTcttggggaaaaaactgaaatgTATGGCAAGCAGCGATTATGGGGAACGATCGGTTGGGGCGCCTTTGCTTTGTTAGCTGGATACTTAAATCAACTAGTGACTGGTTCATCAAGTAAATATAACTATTCAGCTGGTTTTTATATGTCAGTTGGTCTTTTTGTAATAGATTTGCTTGTGATACCTAAGCTGCAGCTTGCAGATGCcagaacttcaaaaaatatttttagagatgtCAGTAGTCTTATAATTAAACCCAGAATTATACTCTTCATGTGTCTAGCTTTCTTCACAGGACTTTACAGAGGCATCGccagttattatatatttttatacttgagAGATCTCCATGCAAGTCAGTTCGTTTTAGGATGCGCTTCAGCAGTTTTGTGTTTTCTTGGTGAATTACCATTCTTCTTTTTATCTGGAtggatcattttaaaaattggacaCATGAACACTTTCATAGTGTCTTTTGCAGCTTATGGGGTAAGATTCTTCAGTTATTCTTATATAGTAAATCCATGGTGGTGTCTTCTTATTGAAGCTTTGCAAGGGCCTTGCCACGGCAGTTTGTATGCCGCGATGGCAGCTTATGCTAAAATAATCGCGCCTGAAGGAACAGAAGCAACTATACAAGGTTTGGCCAGCGGAGTGTATGAAGGATTAG GTGTTGCAGCCGGATGTCTGCTTGGTGGCTATGGATTCCGGATCTTAGGTGGACGAGAAACCTTCTTTTGGGTTGGAGTGATGGCCTTTGTTCTTGCCTTCATCAACTGTGTCTTGAACGGTGCCGAAATGTTGCTTCGAAGAACGGCAAGCGAACAAAACCTTTTGCGTAAAGAAGTCATAAATACACAGAAATAG
- the LOC129967066 gene encoding major facilitator superfamily domain-containing protein 6-like isoform X7 — translation MAILCCVTVISRPLLGSIADHLQKLKLVMIALIFIDISADMGLNFIPPSTTDLTQSSVVCHRNVSYIFQFDPYACKKNSSFCDKCILSCDICQDDSGICLKNSLGHPETLKDGNFLNIPFECLEEAMPYCPKDKNATICNEKDSIKNSSKNPILQLCFLSIFTAIIYICNGSIVSLSDAACFNALGTRPELYGKQRLWGTIGWGSFALLAGYLNQILTGTSGKYNFSAGFYMLVLLLLTDLLVISKLKLKDVKASKNIFKDVGLLLVKPRIAIFILQVYFVGIFIGISRSYIFWYLRSLHASQLVLGCSSAVQCFLGELPFFFFAGWIISKIGHINTFTMSFVANGLKFLTYSFIKNPWLGLLIEFLQGPCFGTFYTAMTSYAKKIAPEGTEATVQGLASGTFEGLGVATGSLLGGYGFRTFGGRKTLFWTGIISFAFGVINSLINYIMIRNQSETREK, via the exons ATTCCTCCATCGACGACAGATCTAACACAATCTTCAGTAGTCTGCCATCGGAATGTGTCctatatatttcaatttgatcCATATGCCTGCAAAAAGAATTCTTCATTCTGTGACAAATGCATTTTGTCTTGTGATATATGCCAAGATGATAGTGGCATCTGTTTAAAAAACAGTTTAGGACATCCTGAAACTTTAAAGgatggtaattttttaaacataccaTTTGAATGTCTTGAAGAAGCTATGCCATATTGTCCTAAGgacaaaaatgcaacaatttgcAATGAAAAAGATAGTATTAAGAATTCTTCTAAAAATCCAATTCTTCAATTGTGTTTCCTGAGTATTTTTACCGCCATTATTTACATATGCAATGGATCCATTGTTAGCCTGTCAGATGCAGCTTGCTTCAACGCTTTAGGCACTAGACCAGAACTCTATGGTAAACAACGTTTGTGGGGAACAATTGGATGGGGATCTTTTGCTTTGTTGGCTGGATATCTTAATCAAATACTTACAGGTACTTCTGGCAAGTATAATTTTTCAGCTGGTTTTTATATGCTCGTCTTGCTTTTACTCACAGATTTACTAGTGATATCGAAACTGAAGCTGAAAGATGTCAAGGCATCTAAAAACATCTTTAAGGATGTTGGCCTGCTACTAGTTAAACCAAGGATAGCCATATTTATCTTACAAGTGtattttgtaggtatttttatAGGAATATCCAGATCATATATTTTCTGGTATTTAAGATCACTCCATGCAAGCCAACTGGTTCTGGGTTGCTCGTCCGCCGTCCAGTGCTTTCTGGGAGAACTGCCTTTCTTCTTTTTCGCTGGATGGATCATCTCCAAAATCGGACATATCAACACATTTACAATGTCATTTGTAGCGAATGGATTGAAATTTTTGACTTATTCGTTTATAAAGAACCCATGGTTGGGCTTGCTTATAGAATTTTTACAAGGACCCTGTTTCGGCACCTTCTATACAGCAATGACATCCTATGCAAAGAAAATTGCTCCTGAAGGAACAGAGGCGACCGTGCAAGGATTAGCAAGCGGAACCTTTGAAGGTTTAG GAGTGGCAACTGGAAGCCTACTTGGAGGTTACGGATTTCGAACTTTTGGTGGACGCAAAACATTATTCTGGACAGGAATTATATCCTTTGCTTTTGGAGTTATTAATTCCTTAATCAACTACATAATGATTCGTAATCAGTCTGAAACTCGAGAAAAATGA